Proteins encoded by one window of Acidimicrobiia bacterium:
- a CDS encoding LUD domain-containing protein, with product MDPSPTTDLPGEPAVAGPSKEAQAEFARTASKMQIRTVAGALERNGITCTVVDSAEEARRAVRSILPVGAEVYNNTSRTLEVIGVAEDIERSGQYQPLRPRLYQMDREMQAREMRQLSASPDWVVGSVHALTEEGSLLVASASGSQLAPLASGAGHVILVVGAQKIVPDFNTGLRRIYEYCFPLEDRRARQAYGVPSGVNNVLVINKAIAPGRITAILVNEPLGF from the coding sequence ATGGATCCCTCACCGACGACCGACCTACCCGGAGAGCCGGCGGTGGCGGGTCCCAGCAAGGAGGCTCAGGCGGAGTTCGCTCGAACGGCCTCAAAGATGCAAATCCGCACTGTGGCCGGCGCCCTCGAACGCAACGGAATCACTTGCACTGTGGTCGACTCCGCCGAAGAGGCGAGAAGGGCTGTGCGGTCCATCCTCCCGGTGGGAGCGGAGGTCTACAACAACACCTCCCGCACGCTCGAAGTCATCGGTGTCGCCGAGGACATCGAACGATCCGGGCAGTATCAGCCGCTTCGCCCCCGTCTCTACCAGATGGATCGCGAAATGCAGGCTCGTGAGATGCGGCAGCTGTCCGCTTCGCCCGATTGGGTCGTCGGGAGCGTCCACGCTCTGACGGAGGAGGGGTCACTTCTTGTCGCGTCCGCGAGCGGGAGCCAGCTCGCTCCGCTCGCGTCCGGAGCGGGTCACGTGATACTCGTCGTCGGCGCGCAGAAAATCGTTCCCGATTTCAACACAGGACTGCGACGCATCTACGAGTACTGCTTTCCTCTTGAGGATCGGCGGGCCAGGCAGGCCTACGGCGTTCCCAGCGGAGTGAATAACGTCCTCGTCATCAACAAGGCGATCGCCCCCGGCCGGATCACCGCAATCTTGGTGAATGAACCGCTCGGGTTCTGA
- a CDS encoding nitroreductase/quinone reductase family protein — MVNPLVRLAWRLGLGPPGDALLETTGRRTGQARRTPVCDGLEGETFWLVAQRGRHADYVRNVEVNPRVRIKVRHGLWTQWRSGTAHILDHDDPRERQRVLGRGNPARALCLRASSAMATNLLTVRIDLDTS, encoded by the coding sequence GTGGTCAACCCGCTCGTCAGGCTCGCTTGGCGGCTGGGACTCGGGCCGCCTGGCGACGCCCTCCTGGAGACGACGGGGCGGCGGACGGGACAGGCGCGCCGAACGCCCGTGTGCGACGGCCTCGAGGGCGAGACGTTCTGGCTGGTCGCTCAGCGCGGACGCCACGCCGACTACGTCCGAAACGTCGAGGTCAATCCTCGTGTCCGCATCAAGGTGCGCCACGGGTTGTGGACCCAATGGCGCAGTGGAACGGCGCACATTCTGGACCACGACGATCCGCGTGAGCGCCAGCGTGTCTTGGGTCGTGGAAACCCCGCCCGTGCGCTCTGCTTGCGCGCCTCCAGCGCGATGGCCACGAATCTCCTGACGGTGCGCATCGATCTCGATACCAGTTGA